GTGGAATAACCAGcctgaaaaataaatgacaaagTCAAGAGTTTGCCATATATTTACAGAAACAACAGTCATTAACCATATAACTCCATATCTATTTGCTTTGTGATTTCTTTATATCACTGGAACAAAACAGAATATAACAGGAAGGACAAGGACCTTGGGGATTGCACGATTCCTTAAGTTTCTCAATAGATCAACAAAGGGAGGACATGATAAAAGAGCTTGCAGAGTCGAGTTCAGAAAGCATAAGTTCCCTGAATTTATTAAACCTCGAGGTAGGTACTTAGTGGAGGAGGCAACAGAGACATTGGATGCCCTTCTGAAATTCTCTTCGAGAACAATGTCTTGCAAATGATCAATACTACCATTTGGCATGCTATCTTCTGCTATCAGTTTTGAAAACCGATTTAAAGAATTGTTCTGACCATTTGATACACATGATGACAAAGCATCAGTGTCATCTATATTCGTTTCAGTCACTCCACTAGTACAAGAGGAGCTTTGATTGGAATTGTAATTACTTCCGTTCTCCTTTGGCACTCCTGATTCCAGGGGAGAatgaatttttcttctttggacAGTTTCCAGTTCAGTATCATCCTTAGCTAAATCAACAGACTCCAAAGTTATGGATCCCGTTGAGGAACCAGAGGGTCCTTTCGGTTCACTGTCAGCAGAACTGCCCAGCGATTTTCCATCTGTAACATTCAGAGAACCAAATTGCACATTTACATTGTCGACCAGCTTTCTGGGATTAATATTCGACTGAGGTAGTATCCATGAAATGGTTTCGTCTTCATTGAAAGACCCGAATAATAGAACCTAACAGAAAAGAGTCCATGAGTCCAGAGGTCTCAAACACACCAATGCAGAAACCATTAACAAATACAATGAAATCATTCAAATCCATTTGATCAAATAGTAAGAATACTCATAACAAAAAATTGACCTTAGCTAGTAAGTGGCATGTAACAAAAGCAAAAACGCAACTGATgtctaataataaattgaaaaaactaAGAACAAAAGACGGGAAAAACCATCTACACTCGAAGACAGTTTCCATATATCAATGTGTTAGACAATGCATTGCCTTAGATGCTTCCTAAAATCAACATGGCTTTTCATCTCGATTGCATAATAATTCAGCCATTCATTCCATATTTAAATGGGTCCATGCAAATTGCAAAAAGTTCACgcatatgatttttttttttttttctaattgttAACATTTAGTCAAAAGAGTAAACTTGATGAAATACTTGCAGCTGCATGCTTCTTATCAGATAAAACCATCAACTCCATTCCGACGACCAAAAGCTAAAGAATCCAATAAAAGTAaatgcaaaaacaaaagcGGACCTTAGAATCGCTCATGTCTGAAACCGGATTGGAATTGCAAGGAAAAAAGCCTGAGATGAAAACAGGGGTGTTGACTAtaaagaaggagaaaaggaaGCAGGCATGGAGGGGAGGAAGCGGAGTGAACGGCTAGGGTTTTAGAAGACCCTGAAGAATGAGGAGCAGATAATGGCAAACCACCGACTGAAGACATGAAAGGAGAAGAAACTGAGCAGTGGGTGAAGAGAGAGAGCGTTTGACAATGGAACCCTCTCTATGGCCCTCCTCACCGACCAGAACCACAGCACAAAGCATCGACCGATCACCAacgaggagaagaagaagaagaagaagaagaagatttggaAATTCGAAACCCTAGCCACGGATGATCAATcatttaatctaaaataaccttaaattattttccattttaattcaatacttaaaaatatgataaaattaaacttaattcAATGATTACACATTTTTATTACGATAAATAcggataattaaaataataaatgtctttttttcacaaacttaaatatatatgtgtgtgtatatatatatatattatatatttatttatttattaggtgcttttttttcttcgtatATAAAAGCAATAATCATTTATGTTAGTTTCCCGGCTATCGGAGAGTTACAGTTGGAAATCTGAAGGATCCTCGCCGGCGGCATGCCGATTCCGAACTACAATCACTTGCAGACCCCACTTCGCCAGACTCAGCCGTCTTCCTCATCCTCAACTTCCAGactccttcttcttctaacCTTCCTCCCTCTCACCCTCGCAGCTCTTGCTTTTGTCCTCCAATGGCGCGGCGGACTCACCGATCCCGCCACCCGCTGGTCTCCTCCGGGATCCTACCAGTTCCCTGGCATGGAATCCTCACCCCTCTCCCCGATTTCGCGCCACTCCACGCCTTCCGCTTCTGATTGCCTCAATCTTGGCCGGAGTGTTACGCCATCGTTCCCGTACTATCAGGACTGGAAGTTCGATCGCGGATCGAATTTGAAGCCCAAGGTctatttctcttcttcttcttctatggaATTTCCTTTTTAACTGGAGTTGTGAAGTTGATTTATGTGTTGTATTAGTAATTCATCGATATGTGGAATGTAGATGAGAATTTGAAAATGGTTATGAAGGTGGTTGTTCTGATGACTGATTAGAAAGGGAAtaacaatttttgttttctgatGGGAATTTTGAGGCTTCCTTATGCTGAGTTTGATGGGAAtgaataaaactaaattttgttttctttgttatgCTTCGTTCTTTTGTCCTCTCGATGTGTAGATATGCATTACAACAAGTACGTCGGCAGGATTGGAGCAAATCTTGCCTTGGATGTTCTATCACAAGGTCATTGGGGTTtcactcttctttctttttgtggaGGGAAAAGCTGCATCTCCTGATGTGACTAGAGTTTTGCAGTCAATTCCTGTGAGTTCAAATGCTCTACAAATACTCCTAGTTGGAGCTAACCTTCATTGTGGTAAATTTGTTAAGCATGAATTTGACGCTGTTTTCAGGGAGTGAAGTTGATATTCAGAACAAGAGAGTTAGAGGAGCTGCAGGCAAAAAGGTGTAAAACTTctgccattttttttagtatagaAAATATAAGAACCAACTCATTTTGGGGAATGGAAGGGCTAAGGAAGTGCTcatttcttctattttctttagCAATGCCATAGCATCTGACTGGAAGCTCTAGAACTTAGTTATTGTAAGATGTGCTACTGGTTCACGATCATTAAATGATCTCTTGCACCATTATCTTCTTCTGAATTCTAAAACAACATTTGTTTGTAAATCATTATAACAGATTAGGACACATACAGACACAATAGCTTTTTGTTGATGCATGATAAGTGCtttagaaaaggaaaacttgATGTGAAGAAGTAAACAACAAGACATCAATCGGCATTTGTCAAGAAATAATCATAACTACAGAAGTTTTAGCAAGAGTGCTTCTACTAGAAGACTCGAGCATTGCCCAATTCCAATTATCTTTATGAACCGAGATACCATCCTTAAGATGCTCATCGTTACTTATCAACCAAACTTcccccccccccaaaaaaaaaaaaaaaaaagcaaagtCTGCATTAGACAAAGAATGGaaaccttcttcttaaatCTGTGGCCGCACAGTGGCTGTGCAAATTGCTTTAGTTCTCCTAGGAAGGTTTGTAATggaaatattaagaataagaaGCTTCTCCAAAATATCCACGCACACACGTATTCCATTTAGGGAGGCTAGTGGAGGGTCTCTTTCTAGAGGAGGAAATCATTATCATATTTGTTAAAGAGTATTGTTATTagctttttatgttttgttatttcttaACTCTCTTTTTTCATTGTGTATACctggttttattttcttttaatcttcAGTCGGATCTGGAATGAAACATGGCTTTCTGGTTTCTTTTACAAGCCTTGCAATTATGAACTATTTGTGAAACAATCTCTCAATATGGAGATGGCTATTACTATGGCAAGGGTATGAAAGTGTTCTTCTCATGGCTATTACTCTGTTGCTGCTTTGTACTTATTCCCTAATGTATAACTATTAACTTGTGCTGTttagtttcttctctctccttttaaaatattaggatGCTGGCGTGGATTGGATAATTCATCTTGATACTGATGAGTTGGTACATCCAGTCGGTGCTCAAGAGTACTCCTTGAGGCAGTTGCTGCATGATGTGCCTGGAAATGTCGATATGGTTATTTTTCCCAATTACGTATGTGTTCATTGTATCTTTTCTCTTtgtaatttgttatttttgttgtgaAATGGTGAAGCTACTTGAACTCGTCgatgttatttttttctttacattttaACGTTGTGAGCCAAAATCTAATTGTCttgttgattttatttatacaGGAAAGCAGTGTTGAAAGAGATGACATAAAGGAACCTTTTACTGAGGTAGTTTCTTTCACTGTCCGTTCTTATTATTCTACTTATTGTTTGGCTGTAAATTTCGATTTCTTATCCACCATGATTTTCACCTCATTTGCAAAGGGCTGTACAAacattgaaatataaaatctGCATGCAACTACCATAGTTAGGCAAAATTGGTTTCTATTGCTTGCTGATATATGGGACGCATGTAATTATCGTTTgtataaatctattttttcttttcattgcGATGGGCCATTCTTTACGCCTGCTTTTATTCTCTCGTTCTTCCTAATGACGTTGGTTTTTATGAATAGATAAAAACTATGAAAGTTCATGGAGTTGTTTCTGGAAACTATACTCccaatttaaagaaatttaaaatcattagaAGGTCAAATTTAGATCATTTCGATTTTGAGCTATATTTTGTGGTGTCTTATATTCAAGTTCcgtaaaagaaaacaaaaaacaaaaaaaaaaacaaaaagaaagaaaaaaaaagcagaaTTGTTCAAAATGACTCTGGTCTCTTTGCCTTCccagttttttttattatttccagGACACATGGTGAGCGCTTTTAGAGTAGTTGAATGAGTGCCAAACCAGAGGAGGAGGATATTAATGAGATTAAAGTGGTTGTGATAATGTGGTTGCATTTTTTAAACAGGAAATGATGTTCATTAGTTGCCATTCAAGTGTCATATTTTGTAATGAATATTACCATATGGATATCTCGTGTTTAATCGGAAGCATTTAGCTGTAATGAGtcttatattttgttttatatataaagatgaagCTTGTGTAAAGAATTAGATATTGCTTGTTCTTAAAATGTGCACCCACTATTTTGAGATTACTCTATGAACTCAGGTATCGATGttcaaaaaaaactttgaCCACCTGCCCAAGGATACATATTTTGGCATGTACAAAGAATCAACTCGTGGTAACCCAAATTACTTTTTGACTTATGGAAACGGGAAATCAGCTGCTCGAATTCAAGATCATCTTCGTCCAAATGGTGCACATAGATGGCATAACTACATGAAAACCCCAAAGTAAGTTGTTTATTGTGAACTTTTAGTTTCAGGATAGCTATTTTGCAGCACTAACTGTGTTCGTGTAAATATTTGACAGTGAGATTAAATTGGAGGAAGCTGCCGTATTACACTACACATATGCAAAATTTTCTGACTTGACCTCTAGACGTGACCGCTGTGGGTGCAAACCTACCAAAGATGATGTTAAAAGATGCTTTATGTTGGAATTTGATAGAACTGTGAGTTCAATGTTTCTTGATCTTGTTTAAAGCTTCGGTCCACAGAAAAAGCTTCTTAGAACAGAGTTATGCAACTTTGCGTGAGATAATtgtttaaatcaattttatttcctaGATTTGGgaccaaatttttcttcatacAAGTTGCCATCCAGAACTTGGAGTTTCTTTTATGTCCTACTTTTTGATGACCCCATCccatcatttttaaatttctaagcAACTATATGAATTGCAGGCATTCATAGTTGCTTCTACTGCAACCCAGAAGGAAATCGTAGACTGGTATTAGTCTCTTTctttatgaagaaaatatttttttagtttatgttttGGATTGACAGATTTGCTTCTTTACTAGGTACCGAGAACATGTTGTGTGGGGCGACAAAGACgtaaaaataaagttgttgAAGAAGGGCATTTTAACACGAATTAATGCTCCTAAGGtaagaattttatttgatgTCTGTACTGACAAATTAGAAAGAGTTAATTTGTTCATTGAGACGGTTCATTTTGAGCATGAGATATCAATGATCTTTGCTATATGTTTGTTAGAATCCTTACCTCATTCACAATTATAATGTCATATTCTGAAAAGAATTAGTGATCAGATGCCTAGTGATCGTGGATTAATATCGAACTTGTTGCACCCAGTTGAAAAATCTCCCATCTTTTTTTGATTCAGGTGATTATACAGGGATTAAGGGAGAGTGGCATCTTCGAGTCTGTTATTGCATCTGCTTCTGAAACTCGTTCAAAGGAGAAATTTTTATCATCCATCTCTATCTCCAGCAGTAACTCGAGCAAAGCCGTTGCATCTCAATCCCTTCCATCTAGAAGTAACAAGTACCAAGCAACTGCTAGGAAGGCCCTGGGAATTGAACCTGATGAGTGGCATCAACCCGCCGTTCCGCCACAATCTCCTCCAGGAATAGACGTAGAAACTCTCAACCTGGTAGGAGGTATATGATTCTTGTAAAACCAACTCTCGTTACTTGGTCTCCGGTTTATGGTGTAGATTCTTTTTACTACCTTCACGTTACAATACTTGGCTACCAAGAGCTGTTAGGAGTGAGAAAGGAACAGCAGATTAAGAAGCATTCTTTCTTCCTTATACAAACAATACGTTGTGCTAACTATGAAATTATGCAATCAATTTCAAgtatgttatttaaatattttatgggGTTCTTTAACCAAGCATTGCAGGTGCAGAAGGGTTGAGGAATCAACATGGCGGCCAACTTCGAAGGCCATTTTATTTGTAGGATAGACAGACAGTAACTGGAAAACGATTCATCATGGAGTATTGAAGCTTAAACTGATAGTATAGAATTTACACAAACTCAGAAAAAAGAACCCCGTGAGCGAATTTGGGTTTTGCAGTAGAAAAAGAGTACAGTGAAGAATTGAACTTAGATCTGATTACTAATCAAACATTGATGGCATTATCAGGTTTGAAAATTGGCTGCGGTTGCGATAGGGAATGAGTGGTGGCGATTCCGGGAGGCGGCATGGGCACCCCAAATGTCTGAGCATTGGTCCTTATGTCTCGTCTCCCTTTTGCTCGGCCGAGAAAGTAACACCCGAAACCGAGCAGcaagcagaagaaaatgagtggCAGAGAGATCACCATCACCAAACCCATCTCTGATCACAAGCAAGCAAAGAGAGTATATACAGAGAAATGGGGAAGAAGGAAGTGGGCTTATTCTTCCTGAAGGTAAGgtttgatatttatatattctctGAAACTCCCATCCAACGGTCTGATTAATGTTGAGAAGCTTCAACGGTCAGTTTTTCAGACAGAGACGCCATTCAATGGGACAGCTGAGTATAAATGCTTTCTTAACTTCATATTCCTCCTCTTTGCTCCATGATTTTTTCCAAAGCCTAAAGCCACCAAAACCAAATTGAAGGGATTGAGCCCAAAAAGTTAGGTCCAAAACCAAGCTAGCCCAATGGGTTTGGCTCCAAAGTTGACAAAGCCCATGGAAGACTGTGAATAGAGGTgttttcctccattttctaGGTTGAGAATTTAGAACTCaaagcaagcaagcaagcagaagcagaagcagaagacttctaaaaaagaattaagatCTGAAACCAAAATCTCCTTTGAAAGCTCGAACACTATGAACACAAGTTGAAAATTCAACTTCGAGAACAAGCACCCCGGCACTCGAGTCAAGTATATGTCTAAGAGCAAAAACATTAGACAATCGTACCCGACTACATTCTCCCATAAcgaacccaaaaagaaaaagcacaaagattttgaaagagaagaagatccCGAGAGACTCCAATTTGAGCAAGCAACATTAAAGTCTACGCCAAACTCAGAATCTTCGCAATTGGATCCGCACCTACCCAATTCAGTAAAGAAGTAGCACATGGCATTACCTCAacaagcaagcaagcaagcaagctAATGTGGTTTGAATACGCCACTTAGATGCAGGCAGGCAGAGAGGAACTGACTTTTTGAcctgaaacaaaattgaaatgagTTAAATAATCAGCTTTAGATTAAGATATTCTCCATAAACAAGCCATTGGGTTGGGACTCATTCAGAAGTGACACTTTCCCCCAATCACTACTTTCCTATGTGGACTAAGGTATTTGCTTACAGCTTAAGACAAGACATATTAGGAAACCCAATCAAACAAGAATCTTGTGAAAGttattgttaattaatttctataaatgattaagaaaaacTCATTTCATATAGTTGATGCTATTACTTTAAGTGTATTGGATGGATTAGAGCTAACTAATCAATGTATATATGTTCATTagtattaatttaatgaattagTTTCGAAgtttataatgaaaaatgttatttagTGAAATTTTTAGTACATGTATATGGATATTGATTAGAGATCAAATAtgtttataaactttaaagaTTAAGTCGTTACGTCTAAATTGTTAGGTACGAGAAATAAAAAGGcacttctcttttcttgtAACTAAGAAACACTTCCATTAATTTAGCCTAACTTGAACGAActtcttccatttcatttccAAATCGAAGACACGGACTTGGAAAAATGCAACAAGTAAGGGCAAAATCTAATTATTAGATGCATGCATTTGTTTGATGACTGTTCATCAAACTATATATCATGAGAGTGacaaaaaaaagggaaagccacATTAAGCAATGGAACAAACATATAGCTATCAGAAAGATTGGAGCAATACCCAAAATGGATGAACTGATGTTGACTATAAGGAAATGCTTAGCATATGGTTTTTATAAGTTCAGATTTCTGTAACCTACtctttgaatttataatttgtagAGGTCAACGTGTAGGAGTTTTAGAGGCTTGAATCTGTGGGGTCGTCCAACATTTCCATTACAtcataaagaaataaatgaaacataAAGAAGAAGCAATAGATGTCACCAATAAAGACATAATAACAAGATGAaacttttaacttatttataatttttttagaaattttcatTGACATTAACATATTATCAATACGTAAAACTAAGACAtttctaatattataaatcaatatcaaatattatagCAACACATAATTAATACATCATTAGATAATATATTTGACACAATTCTTAAATACTTGTCTTAATGACAAGTAATGAATGGTAATTNaaaaaaaaaaaaaaaaaaaaaaaaaaaaaaaaaaaaaaaaaaaaaaaaaaaaatcatactatCCTAGTACTAGATATTTTCTTGCAGGTGGATTCATGATGTCTAATATTCAGAATATATGCAGAGGCTGAAGATTCACACAGAAACAAATACAAGCAAGCGACCAAAATAGTCCAAAATGAATGATAAGCATTGAAATGGcaaaaaaaatggaatccAGTTGTGCATGATTCTCAAAgtgaagaagttgaagaacCTAGTTTTGTACAAAAACGGATTCATATTCCTGGGTGCAATGGGGTAACTCCAAAAATCCAGGCTTGAGTGCTACCCCCCTACCTATGCCCTGCAAAGTGAGATCTTGCAGTCCTAGTGAACTTcgacaacaacaaaaaaaccaTACAGAGACATGATAATAATTTGCCACAACTTTGTTCGCATTGGGAATTAAACATAGGAATATAAATCTATTAGTCAGGTAATGGGAGACAGTTCATTCTCAGCCTCCCTTTGATTCCAATAAGCCCACAACCTGTAACAACCTTAAATAGCTTCGCTTTTGTAACGCCACAAGTTAAATAAGTTGAATGCATGATATATAGATGTTGTCAGAACACTGAAAACTCTAGAGATTCAGGTGGCTATCAAAGAAAACCATTAGGCAGATTTTGATTGGATCCCAATGCCAAGCCAATCTAAGATTGAAGAAGACATGCAAATTTCCTTGAGGCTTATTATCGTGGAAGAAGAACTGCATCACGGGTGCCACATGATGTAGATATTGActaattttcttgtctttcaTTTTCTAGAGGGCCATGTAGCATAAAGGCAAGAGGGGAAAGATGCTTTTCTCTGAAATTTGTAAAAAACTCATTGGTTCTCACATACAAATTGCAACAGAAGGGGAAAAAGCCCATAATTGCACTATTTTAATGGCAGATAACAAGATAAACAAGATCGAATCTTTAAAACTTGTCAAATTGTTGGGAACTTGGGTTTCAAACCTGTGGAAGTCGATAGGAGAAAGAGTAGGCGTTGAGTGCCACCACGAAGCTGTCAGCCCCATGTTCGCTCTCCTTTCTCCTTGACCTGTAAAGAGTGGCCACAAAACGGGGTCCGACACAATCCCCATCATATCTCTTTTCTCTCAAGATCATGCAGGCAGTTTAAATATCACGTGTATAATGGACCCTCTGACGACCTGCTGATCCTTCTGTCTTCGTCTCCAATGAATCAACATGGGCTAGTATCCTCTTCTGACTGAATCTGAAACTAGATACGCAATGTTAAATTCCGGCAATAATAGGATTGAAGAAGAGTAACCTCATAATTAATGTCAgtgagaaacaaaaaggaaatccCGAAACTCTTCCCTAAGTAGGCAGTCTTCATACGTATTCTCCCAACTCAAGTCTAAATGACTCAGCCGCTATAATCTTAATCTCCCTTTAAATACACCTCAAGTTCAGCATTTTCAAGGCCCTCCTACACCTCTTGTGCATTTGCTCGTTAGAAATAACAAAACAGCATGCTTTCCATCCGAAGCTTTATGCTTTTGTTCCTGAGCTGTATTGCTGTTAGGATGAATCTATGCTTCACAAGCATCCATTCGTCACTGAAGATGCTTTCCATCAACGGGCATTTTGAGTTTGACAAAGTGCAATTTGCCGCAAGAGACTTCGGTAATCAATATCAATATTACCCTGCAGCAGTACTGCATCCATCATCAGTTTCTGATATCGCCATGACTATAGAGCATATTTGGAAGATGGGACCTCGTTCAGAGCTCACAGTTGCAGCTAGAGGCCATGGCCACTCGCTCCATGGCCAAGCGCAGGCCCACCAAGGAGTTGTGATTAACATGGAATCACTCCAGGACCCTAAAATGCAGGTTCATACTAGAAACTTTACTTACGTCGATGTTTCTGGAGGGGAGTTATGGATAAATATCCTGCACGAGAGCTTGAAATACGGATTAACACCAAAATCATGGACAGACTACCTACATCTAACGGTTGGAGGTACTTTATCCAATGCAGGGATCAGCGGACAGGCATTTCGGCATGGCCCTCAGATCAGCAACGTTCATCAGCTGGAGGTTGTAACAGGTTCGTTGCCATATACATTATACTATACATTTGCAAGACTATGTCTCTGGCTCCTGTGGACATGTAAAATGTTAAGAGTAATTGGGAAGGAAATCCATGCAGTTAATAATTGCACTATGAATGGCAAACAAAAGTAGGGAAAGAACTTGAAAAGATAAGTGGCAAACTATTGACTTGTCTTAACGCCATGTCCCATAGGTGGCCGATTAAGTTGCCAAGTTCTCTTACTGTATGTATTTCATCACCCAATCATAAAGCCATTAAAGACAGTTGAAACTTATCAAAAAATGAGCTGGTACCAGGCAGCATAACATTACGTTTACTGACAAATGGATTGAAACTAAATTCAGGAAAAGGGGATGTGGTAAGCTGTTCAAAGGAACAGAACAGTGACCTCTTTTACGGTGTTCTTGGAGGATTAGGCCAGTTTGGAATTATCACAAGGGCAAAAATTCTACTTGAACCAGCGCCAACAATGGTAAGATTATTGTTTGTAAAGGAAACTTGGAAGATTTCTCTAAAGTGTTTATGAAGGACTGTTCTAACACAATTCTTCTATCTTTGACAGGTAAAATGGATAAGGGTGCTGTACTTAGACTTCACTACTTTTTCCTCAGAGCAGGAGCTCTTGATATCTGCAGAAAATACATTCGACTACATTGAGGGATTCGTGATAATAAACAGAACTGGTCTTTTGAATAATTGGAGATCATCATTCAATCCACAAGACCCAGTTCAAGCTAGCCAGTTCAAGTCTGATGGAAAAATTCTTTATTGCCTAGAATTGGCCAAGTACTTTCACCACACCGAGGACAACATTATCGATCAGGTAAAGTACTCACATTAAATCTATGTAAAAAGGATCAAATAAATACatggaaaaatatatttggttCAGAGGATGTCATATGCACATGCTTTTACTATGCAGGAAGTCACACGCTTATTGTCTCAGTTAAGTTATATCCCATCAACACTTTTCATATCAGAAGTTACATATGTGGAATTCCTGGACAGAGTTCAAGTATCAGCCGTCAAACTACAGTCAAAAGGCTTGTGGGAAGTCCCACACCCATGGCTGAATCTCCTTATtccaaaaagtaaaataaaaaaatttgcagAAGGGGTTTTCGGCAATATCCTGAAGGAAACAAGCAACGGCCCAGTCCTAATCTATCCACTTAACAAATCAAAGTAATTCACTATCTAACTAAGTTACTGGCTAGAATATTCTTGCCATAAGTATTGTGttgattcaattatttctgAATTTCAGGTGGGATAATAGAACTTCTGTAGTTATTCCAGAGGAGGAGATTTTCTACCTGGTGGCGTTTCTGACCTCTGCAGTTCCTTTTTCTAGAGGAAACGACAGCTTAGAATACATCTTAGCTCAGAACATGAGAATTCTGGAATTCTGTAGAACAGCCAATCTAGgagaaaaacaatatttgccaCATTATACTACAAGGAACGAATGGCAGGCCCATTTTGGCCCAATGTGGGAAACATATGTACAGAGAAAAAAAGCTTATGACCCTTTGGCAATACTTGCTCCAGGTCAAAGAATATTCCAAAAGGCAAAATCCTTGTCATGATGGCTCCCACACTTCAACTCAACTTGAGAAGGCATCATAAAATGCAGGAGTCGTCTGCTGTCTGTAGATTTGCTAGTATATTCTGCGCCTTTTTTTCCTAGAGTATAGGTTAACAAGGTAACTGCAggataattcaaatttaattagagGTGTAAAAAAGTGAATTTATATACTAAATTTGGAAAGCGGTGAGGAACAGTTGAACAATGGTAGGTGCATATATCAATTTTGTAGTATCATACTGCATTACTATGATAAATCAAGGAAAACAAAGTCGTTTATAAGATATGGATAGTTCAGAAGCTACCTTGATTGGAAAATTTACCAATGTAAATTAACGAACCAGCAAGTTTTTATTCACCTATGCATCTCTGCATTTGCATTCTTGTGCAAACAGCCATAGAAAAGTGACATATCGATAAAGAGCTCAAACGAATAGTTTCAACTGAACTCACGAAAAATATGCAATATGAATCAAGAAGGCGATAACTTCTTAGTTCTTACAGTTGCTattagcattaaaaaaaaggtgcTTTAAGCAAACACAtggaat
This genomic window from Cucurbita pepo subsp. pepo cultivar mu-cu-16 chromosome LG01, ASM280686v2, whole genome shotgun sequence contains:
- the LOC111809831 gene encoding glycosyltransferase-like KOBITO 1; translation: MPIPNYNHLQTPLRQTQPSSSSSTSRLLLLLTFLPLTLAALAFVLQWRGGLTDPATRWSPPGSYQFPGMESSPLSPISRHSTPSASDCLNLGRSVTPSFPYYQDWKFDRGSNLKPKICITTSTSAGLEQILPWMFYHKVIGVSLFFLFVEGKAASPDVTRVLQSIPGVKLIFRTRELEELQAKSRIWNETWLSGFFYKPCNYELFVKQSLNMEMAITMARDAGVDWIIHLDTDELVHPVGAQEYSLRQLLHDVPGNVDMVIFPNYESSVERDDIKEPFTEVSMFKKNFDHLPKDTYFGMYKESTRGNPNYFLTYGNGKSAARIQDHLRPNGAHRWHNYMKTPNEIKLEEAAVLHYTYAKFSDLTSRRDRCGCKPTKDDVKRCFMLEFDRTAFIVASTATQKEIVDWYREHVVWGDKDVKIKLLKKGILTRINAPKVIIQGLRESGIFESVIASASETRSKEKFLSSISISSSNSSKAVASQSLPSRSNKYQATARKALGIEPDEWHQPAVPPQSPPGIDVETLNLVGGI
- the LOC111809849 gene encoding uncharacterized protein LOC111809849; this encodes MGLVMVISLPLIFFCLLLGFGCYFLGRAKGRRDIRTNAQTFGVPMPPPGIATTHSLSQPQPIFKPDNAINV
- the LOC111809842 gene encoding cytokinin dehydrogenase 6-like; protein product: MLSIRSFMLLFLSCIAVRMNLCFTSIHSSLKMLSINGHFEFDKVQFAARDFGNQYQYYPAAVLHPSSVSDIAMTIEHIWKMGPRSELTVAARGHGHSLHGQAQAHQGVVINMESLQDPKMQVHTRNFTYVDVSGGELWINILHESLKYGLTPKSWTDYLHLTVGGTLSNAGISGQAFRHGPQISNVHQLEVVTGKGDVVSCSKEQNSDLFYGVLGGLGQFGIITRAKILLEPAPTMVKWIRVLYLDFTTFSSEQELLISAENTFDYIEGFVIINRTGLLNNWRSSFNPQDPVQASQFKSDGKILYCLELAKYFHHTEDNIIDQEVTRLLSQLSYIPSTLFISEVTYVEFLDRVQVSAVKLQSKGLWEVPHPWLNLLIPKSKIKKFAEGVFGNILKETSNGPVLIYPLNKSKWDNRTSVVIPEEEIFYLVAFLTSAVPFSRGNDSLEYILAQNMRILEFCRTANLGEKQYLPHYTTRNEWQAHFGPMWETYVQRKKAYDPLAILAPGQRIFQKAKSLS